The genomic region AGATCCCCTAGGCTGGGGGTTCTTGCGCCGTCGGCGATGGTGTTGGGGTTGTGTACGGTTTGTAGGGTTTTAGTGTGGAAGGAGCGCGTAGCATCGTCTCCGGCGAGGGGTTCTACGCCTATGATGCGACAATGGGGAGAGAGGGTTTTGGTCGCGATCGCGCACCCACTGAGTAAACCACCTCCACCACAGCACACGAGGAGCATATCGAGTTCTCCGACTGCTTCAATTAATTCCTTAGCTGTCGTTCCTTGTCCGGCGATGATGTGGGGATGGTTATAGGGGGGAATGAGGGTTAAGCCGCGTTCTTGGGACAGTGTGCTGGCAATTTCTTCCCGTACCGCGATCGCGCGATTGTAGAGAATAATTTCTGCACCGTAATCTCGCGTTGCTGCAATCTTAACCCCTGGCGCATCTTGAGGCATCACAATTGTAGTGGGAATCCCCAACAAACTGCCTGCAAGGGCAATTGCTTGGGCGTGATTGCCCGATGAATAGGTCAGTACGCCTTGTTTTTTCTGTTCGGAAGAGAGTTGAGAAAGGGCGTTATAGGCACCGCGAAATTTAAAAGACCCCGCCCGTTGAAAGTTTTCGCACTTAAAAAAAACCTCAGCTCGAACGCGCGAATTAACCGTTCTAGAGGTCATCACCGGAGTTTGATTGGCAACCCCCTTTAAGCGCTCTGAAGCAGCTTGGATGTCCTGGTAGGTTACTTGTGCGAGAGAATCGGGCATCTTCAGTTAACAATTGCCAATTACCAGTTACCAATTTAAATGCGTAACAGCTTACCCTGTCGTATCGCAACACTGCCTTAATCTTGTCCTGTTTGCAGCAAAAGCGAAGTAACCTCTCTGAATTTCGATCTCACAAACTACGCTGCGGCTGATTTACGATCTTGTTCGTGTTCGATGCGGAAAACCGTGGCGTAGAGATTGGCTAAAATTTGCTTCCCTGACTGCGTGACGTTCAAGTGCGTCAATGCCGTCGGTAAGTAGGGATGGACGGCGTTCCAATAAAAGCTGGGATATTTGGTGCGTAAATCTCCGGGGGTTTTGTAGCCCAAGATTTTGTTGGTTCCCATTTCTTCAAATTCGTAGAAAAGCGCGGGAATTTTCTGTAAATAGCGCGGATCGCTCAGTTGACCGATGAGATCGGCTGCTCTGACCAAACCGGGATAATTTTCTGTGTCCTTGTGATCCTCATCGGCGGGAACGGGAAATCGAGTCAGTTCGATATTTTCCTTTAGCATTTCAGCGTCAATGAGTTTGTGACCGCCAAACCGTTCCTGGACGAATAATTTTCCGCGATCGACGTGATAGGGAGCCATACAAGCATCGCTTGCGCCGGGGGGAGTGTGCATCATTTCATTGCCGACTCCGGTGGCATACAATCCTTTCCGCGCGCGATCGGCTTGGCACACGCCCCGAACGTACCCGATATCGTGACAAAGCAAAGAGATTTGAAAGTGTAACCAGTCTTCGCAACTAACCCCTCCTTCTTGTATGTGGCGACCTCGGAGAACTTCTTGACCGACGAGGGTTACAAAAATCGTATGTTCGACGTTGTGATAAAGAGCATCGCTGTTAGCAATGTTCTCTAATGCCATCCCTGCCGCCCAAGCGATAATTTCTGCATACTCGGATTTCAAACCGCCATAGGTTCGGCGGTAGCCGTCAGTCAGTTGTTTGATTAAGTTGTCAATGAGAAGGTTGGTGGACAGAAACATGGTTGCCGTTTTACAACGTTGAGGTTCTGAGAGAGGCAAAGTTTTTTTTGGGAATTCAGATGGGAATGAAAATGTTTAACCTTTTTTATTATTGTATGCTCTCAAGCTGGAAAATAGGGAGCAGGAGACAGTTATAGCAGCAAGCAATCAGCCGTCAGCCGTCAGCCGTCAGCTATCAGCCAAAACCTTACTATTTCCAGCTTGTCGCTTTGTGCAATGTTCCAACTTTAATGCGTCGTGCTATATTCTCTCACCCCGTCACCCCATCCCCCCGTCACCCCATCTCCGCGTCTCCCACTCTCCGCGTCTCCCCATCACCGTTTCCCCGTGTCAATCTTCCCCCGTCCTCCCAGTTCAAAATTTCTGCGACCTGTCGAGCAAGAGTAACGGGTTTGAAGGGTTTCGCGATCGCGCCCATCACGCCTAACCCATCGAAACGTTGCAATTCATTGGGTTGTACCTTCGCCGTGAGCAGAATGACTGGAATGTGTTGCGTTTCTTGTTGTTCTTGAAGGCGTTTGAAGGTGGCAACGCCGTCCATATCGGGCATCATCACATCGAGCAAAATTGCATCGGGTTGTTGAGTTTTAGCAATTTTCAATCCATCTTGACCGCAGCACGCGATCGCGACAGTCCAATCCCCAAGGGTTTCAAGGGCGAGTTGGACGACCTCTCGAATGTCTTCGTCATCGTCAATAATCAAAATCTGTTTAACCCGCGTCATTGCGATTTTCCTCTTTGCCTTGCACCACGCGATCGAGAAGCGCGATCGCGCGTTGCTCGAATTGCTCTGGGGTAATGCAACCTTTGGTTAAAAAAACCGTTTGTCCCAATCTCAGCCGTTCTCGTTCGCCATCCTCTAAATCCTTGGATGTGTAGACCACTAAAGGGACGTAACACAAAGCATTATGCTGACGCAACCAGTCTACAACGGCAAAACCATCGTACTGTGGCAAAATTAAATCGAGAACAAGCAAATCTGGCATGATTTGCTGACTCAATTGAATAGCTTCCCGTCCCGTTTGTGCGTGATAGGTTTCAATTCCGTGGCGCTCGAACAGGGTAATTAGCACTTGAGCGAGATCCACATCATCTTCAACAATTAACACGCGAGTTTGCCGATTTTTCTTGCGCAGGGAGCGTTCTAGGGCTTGGAACAGCAAGTGTTCGTCTGGGGGTTTAACAATCCAATCGTCAACTCCGTCGGGGGGTGCTTCCCTTGCATCGGGCAAAATTCCACTGAGAATAATTGCCGGAATATTTTTGGTATTAATCTGTGCTTTGAGTGCCTCTAGGGTTTCCCAGCCATTCATTTGGGGCATCATCAGATTGAGTAAAATGGCATCTGGTTGATACTGGGCGGCTTGTTGCAGGGCTTCTTGACCGGATTCGACCGCGATCGCGCGATAATTTTGTCGTTCGAGCAGATTTTTTAACACAGCACGCACGGATGCATCATCATCGCAAATTAGAATTAACGGATGGTTTGAATTCGCGGGAACCCTCTTAACTGCCGAAACTTCTTTTGCTTCTGGGACGAGGTTGAGGGCGACAGGAAGGGCGACAAAAAACGCACTGCCTTCCCCCATCGTGCTTTCTGCCCAAATTCGTCCCCCGTGGTGTTGGACGATGCTGCGACAAACTGCCAAACCCAACCCCGTACCGCCTTTGCTGCGAGAATCCGACGCATCTACTTGCTCGAAGCGGTTGAATATCTTTTCTAACTTATCTGGGGGAATGCCGCGACCGCAATCCTTGACTTTAAAACACAGCATTTCCGCTTCGCCCGGAGAGTTCGTTCGCTTGGCACTCAACTCAATTGTGTCCCCTGGGGCAGAAAATTTAATGGCGTTACTGAGTAAATTCGTGAGAACTTGGACGATGCGATCGCGATCGACAAACAAACGAAGGGAAAGAGGGGAAACAGAGAGGGAAATACTGGCTTCTTGCATCAGGGGTTGCATCGCCTCAACGGAAATGCGCATTAAGTTCGCCGCATCGCACTCTTGGGGAGTCATTGCAACTTTACCTGATTCAATCCGTTCGATATCGAGCATATCGTTAATTAATCGAACCAAACGCTCGGAATTTTTTGCCGCAATTGGAGCATTCGCTGGGCTTTTTCAGGGCGTTCGCTTAGAACGCCACTGGCAAGGAGGTCTAAGGCACCAAGGATTGAAGTCAAGGGGGTGCGCAGTTCGTGGCTGACTACCGAAATAAATTCATCTTTGAGTCGTTCGACTTCCCGGCGATCGCTGATATCAATGCAAGAACTGATATAACCGCTAAATCGACCGTCGGAGGTGAATTTGGGTTTTCCCGTATCCAATATCCAACGATATTCCCCATCCGCGCGCCGGAGGCGATATTCCATTTGAAATACTTGACGTTTCTCGAAGGCGGTGGTGTAGGTTGCCAAGCAAGATTCGAGATCGTTGGGATGTATGCCTTTTGTCCATCCTTGCCCTTGTTCTTGTTCGAGGGTACGTCCGGTGAAGATCAACCAACTTTGATTGAAAAAGATACAGTCGCCCTTTTCATCGGAGATCCACAGTAAAACGGGGGCGCTGTCTGCGATCGCGCGGAATTGAGCCAATTGTTCGTCCTGGGAGGGCTGGGCAGAATTAAGCCAATCGGCTGGGCGAGTCAGGAGAATCAGCGCGATCGCGCCGGGGAATAACGCGATCGCGAATAATCCAACTTCAAATAGGATCGAGCGCTCTGGCAACGACAACAGCAATCCCAGTAATCCCAAGGGGACGAGCGCGATCGCGCCCAATCTAACCTTAATGTTTTGCCCGACACTCCTACTCATAAACCCCTCAACCCGGAAAAGAATCTATGCTAGCAATTCTTCGATGGAAATATAGCGCTAAATTAGAGGCGCGATCGCGTGCCAGATATTTCGATTGATGTGGGATAAGCTGTTACGCATTTAAATTACGCCTGATGTGAACGCCCTAAAACCCTTGCTAGGAAAAGGGGAGAGTAAGAAGAAATCACCGCAGAGTAGGAGATTCCGAAAAGCGACAAGCTAGAAATAGCAAGGTTTTGGTTGATAGCTGATAGCTTACAAATCCTTCGCCAAAATGCGCTCCCCTCCTTCTATTTTCGCCCGCTCTAATAACTGTATGGCAGCGCGATACAAATGGCTTCGATCTTTCCCATCGCGAGGATATTCAACCAAACCCGCACTAAATGTCACCGCTAAGGGCGTTTCTTGGGCGGGGAGAAAGGACTCTCGGCGCAGGAGATCGAGCAACTCGGCAACTCGGCGATTGCCTTCCTGACAGGTCATACCGTACATTCCCACCGCAAAAACCGCGCCACCCCATCGCGCGACAATCTCTTCTTTTGGGAAAAGCTGCTGGAGCAATTGTCCCAATCGAACGAGGACGCGATCGCCCGTGCTATAGCCGTATTGATTGTTAATGCGATCGAGTCCATCCACATCGAGAAGGGCAAGACAGCAGGGCTGACGGTAGCGTTCGGCGCGTTGCAGCAATGGATTGAAGGTGGATGAGAATTTGCGACGATTGGCAAGATTTGTCAAAGGATCGATTTCGCTGCGATTTCGCAGGAGGCGCGATCGCTCCAAGCGATTGAGAATGCGAGTCACGAGTTCTGGTTCGACAATGGGTTTGCTGACATAATCATCTGCTCCGACTTCAAAGACGCGCTTCATGATTTTTGCATCGGTGTGAGCGGTGAGAAACAAAATTGGCAATCCCGCCCACCGCGAGTCATTGCGAGCAACTTGGCACAATTCAAGACCGTTGACCTGGGGCATTTCTATATCCAAAATCAATAAATCTGGTGCGGTTGCTTCCAGGACGGGTAAAAAGTCGAGGGGGCTTTCTAGGGTGACAACTTTCAGACCCCAAGGTTTCAGGAGTGCGGCTAGGGTTGTGAGGATCTGGAGGTCGTCATCGACAACCATCACCGTTGCTTCTGTACCGCGGGACGCGCGTTGGATCGCTTGGGCAACAGTTTCTAGGAGTTGAGCGGGAGAGAGAGAATTTTCCACGAAAAATCGCCCTCCCGCACGAGCGACTTTGACGCGATCGCGCAGGCTATCTTGATGGGTGAGAACCAAGGCGGGAATCGGGGGTTTGCAAGCATTGAGTTCTTCTAGCAAACTCAGATCGCTATCGCTCGCGCTGCCTTTCGAGAGATCGAGCAACACGCCATCGGGACGGTTTGTATTTAACCCTTCTCGGACAACAGTTGTATTTTCTGCGATCGCGCCCTGCAAGCCCCAATTTTCTGCCTCCCGCATCCAAACCCTTGCCCGATCTGACTCTGCGGTGACAATCGATAGCACGGGGCGTTTTGGGGTGGAGGGTTGCGAAAAGTCTGTGGGATGTGCTTTCTGCAAGCAGGCGTGTAGGTTAGCAACTGTGGTTTGGAGAGTTTGCTTTTGTTGGCGGTCGATCGGTTTTTTTCCCTGCAAGAGGCGTTCGATTTCTTTGGCAAGGCGAGAACCTTCATCGAGATTGAAGACCCCTAAAGACCCCGCTAATTGATGCGCCGCGATCGCGGCGGCATCTCGCAAGTCCTCATCCCAATGATTTTCTGAGAGTGCTTGGGTTGCTCGTTGGATCGTTGCGAGGCGAGTTTGGGATTTTTCTTGGACGCGCTGCCAAATGGCTTCGAGCTTCCCGTTGGCTTTATGAGCGGTTTTTTTGCTCTGAGGCATTGGGGTAACTGGGGGTTTGAGGCGATATCCCATGCCGTAGATCGTTTCGATAGGATCTTCCAACAAGTTTGCTGCCTTCAGTTTCATTCGTAACCCTTTAATGTGGGAGGTTACCGTGTCTTCTCCGGGGAAGGTTTCTAGGGACCAAAGGCGATCGAGAATTTCCCCTCGACTGAAAATGCGGTGGCGATTGCGCAGAAAGAGTTCTAGCAGGCTGTATTCTTTGGGGGTTAAGGGAATCCCTTGATGGTTGTGGGTGACTTCGCAGTTACTGGGGTCGAGTTTGAGGTTCCCCCAGGTGAGAATGGGAGGCAATTCCGTACTTCCCCGTCGCAGAAGCGCGCGAACGCGAGCGAGCAATTCTTGGGTGTCAAAGGGTTTGGTCACATAATCGTCGGCTCCTGCATCCAACCCTTCCACTTTGTAGGTGCTGTTATCTTGAGCGGTTAACAGGAGAATGGGGACGCTTAAACCGCGCGATCGCAATTGCTGACAGAAGGCAATGCCATCGAGTCTGGGCAAAACCACATCGAGTAAAATCAAGTCGTAGGTGCAGGCTTCCACCAGTTCCCATCCCGCTTGACCGTCGGCGGCAATATCCACGGTATAGTGCTGTTCGCTCAGTACCCTATCCAGCATTTGAGCGACTAATTCATCATCTTCAACAATCAGAATTCTCATGACAGTTCGTTACCGCCTGTCATTCAGGAATAAGGGTTTTGTTATAGAAAAATGGGGTATTGTTCAATTGATTTGCGAGCTGAAAACAATAAGCTTTCAAGCGTTACAAAAATCTACAATACCAAGAATTCAAAAGGGGTTTTTTCAAAAAGGATACAAACGACTCGCGCCCAATTTTTCGGATT from Lusitaniella coriacea LEGE 07157 harbors:
- a CDS encoding threo-3-hydroxy-L-aspartate ammonia-lyase: MPDSLAQVTYQDIQAASERLKGVANQTPVMTSRTVNSRVRAEVFFKCENFQRAGSFKFRGAYNALSQLSSEQKKQGVLTYSSGNHAQAIALAGSLLGIPTTIVMPQDAPGVKIAATRDYGAEIILYNRAIAVREEIASTLSQERGLTLIPPYNHPHIIAGQGTTAKELIEAVGELDMLLVCCGGGGLLSGCAIATKTLSPHCRIIGVEPLAGDDATRSFHTKTLQTVHNPNTIADGARTPSLGDLTFPLVLHYVDDMVAVPDDALIRTMFFLWERLKIVVEPTGALAATALLEGYIQAEGSKIGIIISGGNVALKHVLSLL
- a CDS encoding Npun_R2479 family HD domain-containing metalloprotein, producing the protein MFLSTNLLIDNLIKQLTDGYRRTYGGLKSEYAEIIAWAAGMALENIANSDALYHNVEHTIFVTLVGQEVLRGRHIQEGGVSCEDWLHFQISLLCHDIGYVRGVCQADRARKGLYATGVGNEMMHTPPGASDACMAPYHVDRGKLFVQERFGGHKLIDAEMLKENIELTRFPVPADEDHKDTENYPGLVRAADLIGQLSDPRYLQKIPALFYEFEEMGTNKILGYKTPGDLRTKYPSFYWNAVHPYLPTALTHLNVTQSGKQILANLYATVFRIEHEQDRKSAAA
- a CDS encoding response regulator, producing MTRVKQILIIDDDEDIREVVQLALETLGDWTVAIACCGQDGLKIAKTQQPDAILLDVMMPDMDGVATFKRLQEQQETQHIPVILLTAKVQPNELQRFDGLGVMGAIAKPFKPVTLARQVAEILNWEDGGRLTRGNGDGETRRVGDAEMG
- a CDS encoding response regulator translates to MLDIERIESGKVAMTPQECDAANLMRISVEAMQPLMQEASISLSVSPLSLRLFVDRDRIVQVLTNLLSNAIKFSAPGDTIELSAKRTNSPGEAEMLCFKVKDCGRGIPPDKLEKIFNRFEQVDASDSRSKGGTGLGLAVCRSIVQHHGGRIWAESTMGEGSAFFVALPVALNLVPEAKEVSAVKRVPANSNHPLILICDDDASVRAVLKNLLERQNYRAIAVESGQEALQQAAQYQPDAILLNLMMPQMNGWETLEALKAQINTKNIPAIILSGILPDAREAPPDGVDDWIVKPPDEHLLFQALERSLRKKNRQTRVLIVEDDVDLAQVLITLFERHGIETYHAQTGREAIQLSQQIMPDLLVLDLILPQYDGFAVVDWLRQHNALCYVPLVVYTSKDLEDGERERLRLGQTVFLTKGCITPEQFEQRAIALLDRVVQGKEENRNDAG
- a CDS encoding PAS domain-containing protein, with product MSRSVGQNIKVRLGAIALVPLGLLGLLLSLPERSILFEVGLFAIALFPGAIALILLTRPADWLNSAQPSQDEQLAQFRAIADSAPVLLWISDEKGDCIFFNQSWLIFTGRTLEQEQGQGWTKGIHPNDLESCLATYTTAFEKRQVFQMEYRLRRADGEYRWILDTGKPKFTSDGRFSGYISSCIDISDRREVERLKDEFISVVSHELRTPLTSILGALDLLASGVLSERPEKAQRMLQLRQKIPSVWFD
- a CDS encoding response regulator — its product is MRILIVEDDELVAQMLDRVLSEQHYTVDIAADGQAGWELVEACTYDLILLDVVLPRLDGIAFCQQLRSRGLSVPILLLTAQDNSTYKVEGLDAGADDYVTKPFDTQELLARVRALLRRGSTELPPILTWGNLKLDPSNCEVTHNHQGIPLTPKEYSLLELFLRNRHRIFSRGEILDRLWSLETFPGEDTVTSHIKGLRMKLKAANLLEDPIETIYGMGYRLKPPVTPMPQSKKTAHKANGKLEAIWQRVQEKSQTRLATIQRATQALSENHWDEDLRDAAAIAAHQLAGSLGVFNLDEGSRLAKEIERLLQGKKPIDRQQKQTLQTTVANLHACLQKAHPTDFSQPSTPKRPVLSIVTAESDRARVWMREAENWGLQGAIAENTTVVREGLNTNRPDGVLLDLSKGSASDSDLSLLEELNACKPPIPALVLTHQDSLRDRVKVARAGGRFFVENSLSPAQLLETVAQAIQRASRGTEATVMVVDDDLQILTTLAALLKPWGLKVVTLESPLDFLPVLEATAPDLLILDIEMPQVNGLELCQVARNDSRWAGLPILFLTAHTDAKIMKRVFEVGADDYVSKPIVEPELVTRILNRLERSRLLRNRSEIDPLTNLANRRKFSSTFNPLLQRAERYRQPCCLALLDVDGLDRINNQYGYSTGDRVLVRLGQLLQQLFPKEEIVARWGGAVFAVGMYGMTCQEGNRRVAELLDLLRRESFLPAQETPLAVTFSAGLVEYPRDGKDRSHLYRAAIQLLERAKIEGGERILAKDL